The Budorcas taxicolor isolate Tak-1 chromosome 2, Takin1.1, whole genome shotgun sequence genome window below encodes:
- the LOC128062220 gene encoding 40S ribosomal protein S9-like: MPVARSWVCRKTYVTPRRPFEKSRLDQELKLISEDGLRNKREVWRVKFTLAKIRKAARELLTLDEKDPRRLFEGNALLRRLVRIGVLDKGKMKLDYILGLKIEDFLERRLQTQVFKLGLAKSIHHARVLIRQRHFRVCKQVVTIPSFIVHLDSQKHIDFSLRSLYCGGRPGRVKRKNAKKGQGGAGAGDDEEED; this comes from the coding sequence ATGCCGGTCGCCCGGAGCTGGGTTTGTCGCAAAACGTATGTGACCCCGCGGAGACCCTTCGAGAAGTCCCGCCTCGACCAAGAGCTGAAGCTGATCAGCGAGGACGGGCTCCGGAACAAACGTGAGGTCTGGAGGGTCAAATTCACCCTCGCCAAGATCCGAAAGGCTGCCCGGGAGCTGCTGACGCTGGATGAGAAAGACCCGCGGCGTCTGTTCGAAGGTAATGCCCTGTTGCGGCGGCTTGTCCGTATCGGGGTGCTGGACAAGGGCAAGATGAAGCTGGATTATATCCTGGGCCTGAAGATTGAGGATTTCTTGGAGAGACGTCTGCAGACCCAGGTCTTCAAGCTGGGCCTGGCCAAGTCCATCCACCATGCCCGCGTGCTCATCCGCCAGCGTCACTTCAGGGTCTGCAAGCAGGTGGTGACCATCCCGTCCTTCATCGTGCACCTGGACTCCCAGAAGCACATCGACTTCTCCTTGCGCTCCCTGTACTGTGGGGGCCGCCCGGGCCGCGTGAAGAGGAAGAACGCCAAGAAGGGTCAGGGCGGGGCCGGAGCCGGCGACGATGAGGAGGAGGACTGA